From a region of the Pelorhabdus rhamnosifermentans genome:
- a CDS encoding CD1247 N-terminal domain-containing protein: MKEKVAYLHGLTKGLEVNEQSSEGKLLVNIIDVLDDFAEEFESITDAHEDLEEYVTTIDEDLTELEDEVYEDSSCPDDDYVEVECPTCHDQVAFEADVLHDDKDLEITCPSCGTVVYESVYEGDDTRDRYYDDPGL; this comes from the coding sequence GTGAAAGAAAAGGTAGCTTATCTTCATGGCTTGACAAAAGGACTGGAAGTGAATGAACAATCATCAGAAGGCAAATTGCTTGTGAACATTATTGATGTCTTAGATGATTTTGCGGAAGAATTTGAAAGTATAACAGATGCGCATGAGGATTTGGAAGAGTATGTCACAACGATTGATGAGGACTTAACGGAATTGGAAGACGAGGTTTACGAAGATTCCAGTTGTCCTGACGATGACTATGTAGAAGTAGAGTGCCCCACGTGTCATGACCAAGTGGCATTTGAGGCAGATGTTCTTCATGACGACAAGGATTTAGAAATTACTTGTCCAAGTTGCGGTACTGTAGTTTATGAATCTGTTTATGAAGGTGATGATACGAGAGACAGGTATTATGATGATCCCGGTCTATAG